The Rhizobium sp. WSM4643 genome contains the following window.
CAGTCTCAGCGCCCACCGGCCGACATAATACCTGAGAACGGAACCGATAGCGCCGCCGAAGGCGACAAGGAGAGCCTGGATCATGAGCCGGATTTACCGCGTTGTGAAAGTGATTCCAATCGAGCTCATATGAATTCTTACCATTTTGTAAAATGCCAATGATTTTCTTATGAAGGCACCAAGATCATGCCGATACGGTGACTGGCATGACCCAGCTCCTGTCCGTATCGGCCAATACCGCCGCCATTGCTTTCGAGTCGCTGCGAATCCCGCAGCGTGTCGCGACGAGCACTGCGGCGCGCGACGCACGGCGCGTTGCCGACCGGCAGTTGAAGGCCGAAGGCACTGAGGAAATAGACGAGCCCTCCAGCATCATCCAGTCGACCGAAGTGGCACTCGACCTGATGACCAAAGGCAACCGCCAGCCGCAGGCCGGCCTGAAACAGGCGCTGCGATCCTACGAAGATTTCTGAGGCGATCGCCTTCCAAACGAAAGCCCGCGACCGCGATGACAGTCGCGGGCTGTTCTGTTTCATCGACAGCGCCGCTGTAGCACTTTGAATCGCTGCTCTCACTTGCCCTGGGCGGAGAGCACCTGCAGGACCAGATCGACTTTGCCGGCCTTTTCGAAGGTCAGCGTCACAGGCACCGTGTCGCCCTGCTTGAACGGCGTCTTCACCTTCTGGAACATCAGATGCAGGTTGCCGGGCTCAAGCTTGATCGTCTCGCCCGCGGCGATGGCGACACCGTCCTTCAGCTGGCGCATCCGCATGACGTTATCCTTGGTCTCCATCTCGTGGATCTGAACCTCGCCTGATAAAGGCGACGTCACCGACAGCAAGCGATCGTCCGTCTTGCCGTTGTTTTTCACCGTGAAAAAGCCGCCGCCGACCGGCTGGCCGGGCAGCATTGCCTTGGCGAACCCGCCGGAGATTTCGAGATCGCCGGCCTTGACCGTTTCGCCAGCCGGTGTAGCAGCGCCCATGCCCGCCGTCCCGCTCATGTTCATACCGGACATGTCCATGCCGGCCATATCCTCATGGTCGTGACCGTGGTCTTCGCCGGCCACGACCTTCAAAAGCGGTGCCGGGCTTTTCAGCCCATGCGCATCGCCGCCTTCTTTTGCCACCTGGTCCCAGGCCGTGACCATATCGCCGCACATCTGTGTCACCGGAAAGGCGAGCGAAGTGCCGGCCTCGACGCCTGATACTTTCCCCTGGATGACGAAAGTGTCGTAGAAATCGTCGGCGAGATTGCCGTTCTTCCAGCGCACTTCGATCGCGCCCTTGTTCACCTTGTCGCCGTGATTGTCGTAGGTCTTCTGATAGTCGCCCTTGATCACCTCGAGCTCCCAGCCGGCTTTCGGTTGCGGTTTGGCGAAGACGAAGCCTTCCGGCAGCTTGACCCGCACTTCCGTGGTCGCCTTGCCGTCGCAGCCGTGCGGCACCTGCAGCGTGGCGAGAATGGTGCTGTCCTGCGTCGCTTGCTTGTCGAGGAAGCTCACATGGGCCTCGGCGCCGGCAATGGCGGTTGCGGAAAGAAGGGCGGCAAGCCCTAGCGTTTTGCCGAATGTCTTGCCAAAAGTCTTGATAGTCTTCATCGGATATCTCCTCGCCGGCCGCGGACTTTCTCGGGCGGACCGGCATGCTGAATCATAGGCGGTGGAGGAAGATCAGACGAGAACGGGAGGCGCGCGCGAATTCGGCCGCCAGACGGAGCTTGCGCCTGAAACGGCCGATGTTTCGATCGGCGCGTTGATCAGCGCAGCGAGTTCGCGCTCGAGCCAAGAGTCCGCATCCGGCGTCGGCAGGATGGTGGAGGCCGACAGCCGGCAGGCTTCGCAATTCGGCTTGAAGGCGATGGTCTTGCCGTCGGCATCCTTGACGGTGACGCAGAGCGAGGCGAAGGTGCCGTCGGGCAGCACATAGGCCGCGGCATCGTAGCCTTCGGCAGCGACAGCCTGCGGCGCCTGATGGGCAA
Protein-coding sequences here:
- a CDS encoding DUF1775 domain-containing protein, with the translated sequence MKTIKTFGKTFGKTLGLAALLSATAIAGAEAHVSFLDKQATQDSTILATLQVPHGCDGKATTEVRVKLPEGFVFAKPQPKAGWELEVIKGDYQKTYDNHGDKVNKGAIEVRWKNGNLADDFYDTFVIQGKVSGVEAGTSLAFPVTQMCGDMVTAWDQVAKEGGDAHGLKSPAPLLKVVAGEDHGHDHEDMAGMDMSGMNMSGTAGMGAATPAGETVKAGDLEISGGFAKAMLPGQPVGGGFFTVKNNGKTDDRLLSVTSPLSGEVQIHEMETKDNVMRMRQLKDGVAIAAGETIKLEPGNLHLMFQKVKTPFKQGDTVPVTLTFEKAGKVDLVLQVLSAQGK